The window ACATCGCAACTGAACCTCACGCGCGATCTGCTGTCCGTCCGCAGCGCGTCCCCCGCCTTGCGTCGCGGAACCTGCGAGGTGCTGCTGGCCGATGAAAGCCGCCTTGTCCTGCGTCGTCGCGAAGCCGGGCAAAGCGTGATCACCGTTTTCGAGCTGGCAGGTCACGATAGCGGTTGGCCCGACATTATCACCACCGCCGGGCAGGTGCTCGCCGCCGTCAACGGCGCGAAACCCGGCGTTCTGCCGCGTTTCGGCGCAATCTGGATACGCGAAGGAGAACCGACATGAAGCCGTTTGGTCTGATGGCCGCCGCCAGCCTTGCGCTGGCGACATTCGTGCCGACGGTGCCTGCTCTGGCGCAAGTCGGTACGCCCAGTGCTGTTCCGGCCAAGAGCGTGACGGCGACCTCGCCCGATGGTTCGCTGGTGCTTACCGTCGCGATCGACAACGACAGTCGCCCGGTCTGGTCGCTGTCGCGCAAGGGCAAGCTGCTGATCGCGCCCTCGAAGCTGGGCTTCATCCTGACCGACGGGCTCAATCTCGTTCGCGGCTTCACGATTCTGGGCAGCCAGACCGCCAGCGCCGACAGCACCTGGGAACAGCCCTGGGGCGAGCGTCGCTTCGTGCGTGATCATCACAACGAAGTGCTGGTGCGCCTGCAACAGTCGCCGCAGCAGGGCGGACGGCTGATGAATATTCGCTTCCGCCTGTTCGATGACGGTATCGGCTTTCGCTACGAGATGCCGCAGCAATCCGGCCTGAAGACCATGCATATCGCCGATGAGACGACCGAGTTCTCGATCGCGCCCAAGGGCACGGCGTGGTGGATTCCGGGGGGCGAGTGGAACCGCTACGAGCAGGTCTATCAGAAGACCCCGATCGATGCCGTCTCCACCGCACACACCCCGATCACCATGCGGCTCGATGACGGCACGCATCTGGCTTTCCACGAGGCGGCGCTGGTCGACTATTCGGGATACTGGTTCAAGCGCGCCGATGGTCAGCTGTTCCGCACCACGCTTTCGCCGGGTTCGGGCGGCGCACGGGTGGTGCGCGACCTGCCGTTCGATACGCCATGGCGCACGATCCGCATCGCTGACAGTGCCGCCGGGCTGGTCGAGAACGATCTCGAACTCAACCTCAACGAGCCCAACAAGCTGGGCGATGTCAGCTGGGTTCACCCGGTGCGCTATATCGGTATCTGGTGGGGCATGATCCGCGGCGACTGGACCTGGGCCGAAGGCCCGCGTCACGGTGCCACGACGGCGCGCACCAAGCAGTACATGGACTTCGCCGCTGCCCACGGTTTTCGTGGGGTGCTGGTCGAGGGCTGGAACAGGGGCTGGAATGGCGACTGGTTCGGCCATGGCGACGAGTTCAGCTTCACCCAGGCCACACCCGATTTCGATCTCGATGCCGTGACGAAGTACGGCGCGAAGAAGGGCGTCCATCTGATCGGTCATCACGAGACCGGCGGGAATATCGCCAACTACGAACGTCACCTTGAAGAGGCCATGGCGCTTTACCAGCAGCACGGCGTCGAAGTGGTGAAGACCGGCTATGTCGCCGATGGCGGCGGCATCATCGCCGACAGCGACAGGGCCGGCGATCCGGCGGGACCGCTGCGGATGGAATGGCATGACGGCCAGCGTCAGGTGGAACATCACCTCGCCGTGGTGGAGGCCGCAGCCCGGCACCACATCGCGATCGATGCGCACGAGCCGGTGAAGGACACCGGCCTTCGCCGCACGTATCCCAACTGGGTCTCGCGCGAAGGGGCGCGGGGTATGGAATACAACGCCTGGGGCGCCTTTGCGAACGGGCCGGATCATGAGCCGACGCTGGTCTATACCCGGATGCTGTCCGGCCCGATGGACTTCACGCCCGGCGTGCTGAGCCTGGAAGGCGCCGATCATGCGCCGCTCGCGTCCACGCTGGCCAAGCAGCTCGGGCTCTACCTTGCGATCTACTCGCCGATCGAGATGGCGGCCGACTTCATCGAGAACCTCAAGGCGCACCCGCGCGAAATGGCCTTTATCGAGCATGTGCCGACCGACTGGGCGGAGAGCCATCTGATTGCCGGCGAGGTGGGCGACTATGCGATCTTCGCGCGCAAGGACCGCAATAGCGAGGAATGGTTCGTCGGCGGCGTCAACGATGCATCCGCGCGCGATCTGACCTTGACGTTCGACTTCCTGCCGGCAGGCAAGCGTTACCGCATGTCGGTGTGGAAGGATGGCGCGGGCGCGACCTACCTCACCGATGCACGTCACCGCATCGCCTATGACACCGTGACGATCGCGAAAGGCGATACCTATCCGCTCTGGCTGGCGCCGGGTGGCGGTGCGGCGATGCGGCTCGTGCCGGTGGATTGAGGAGCGCTGGATTGAGGGCGCGAAATAGACGGACGCGCTGGCGAGAATCGTTGCCGTTGCAATTGACGATCGTCGCCGTGTGGTCACAAAGGGGGCGTAGCAGCCGCGCCAGACAGGAGTATGCCCCCGATGAGCCAGAACGATTCCGAAGACCGCAAGCCCCTCAGCACCGACCGGCGTGTGTTCCTTGGAGGATTGGCGGCTCTGGGCGCGGCCAGCGTTGCCAGTGGCAGTACATCTGCCGAAGCACGCGTCGCCAGCCCCAAGGGCTCCTCACGGCCAGTCACGGACGCCCAGCTCGCTGCGGCGATCGATACGGTTGTCGTGATCTATGCCGAGAACCGCAGCTTCAACAATCTGTTCGCCGACTTTCCGGGGCTTGCCGAACCGCTGGCCAATGTTCCGGCCGAGCGCACCGCCCAGCGCGATCGCGATGGTTCGTTGCTGCCGCATCTGCCCAAGATCTGGGAAGGCCTCGTTCCGGACAAGCAGGTCGTGCAGCACACCGAGTATCAGATCGGGCCGGACGATCTGCCGACGTTGCCCAATGCCCCGTTCGCTCTGAAGACCCCTGCGGGCGATCCGCTGCCGCACGGCGTCGTCACGCGCGATCTCATCCACTCGTTCTACAACAACCAGCACCAGATCAATGGCGGCAAGAACGACGGTTTCGTCGCCTGGGGAGACAGCGGCGCGTTGGTGATGGGGCATTACGGCGACATGCGCTCGCAACTGCGCCTGTGGCAGATCGCGCGCGAATTCACGCTGTGCGACAACTTCTTCATGGGTGGCTTCGGCGGTTCGTTCTTCAACCACCAGTATCTGATTTCGGCCACGGCGCCGTTCTACCCGGATGCCGACAAGAGCCCGGCGGTGAAGAGCATCGCCAAGCTGGAAGACGCAGACCCCACCAGCATCCGCCTGAAGCTGGCACCGACCTCGCCCGCCAGCGCGCTCGATGGCCCAGTGAAGTTCGTGCCCAGCACGCTGACGCCGGACTTCTACGCGGTCAACACGATGTTGCCGCCCTATGCGCCGACTTATCAGCTCGATGCCGAGAACCCGGCCTATGCTGATGCCACCAGTTCGCACACGCTGGTGGCGCAGAAGCACAAGACCATTGGCGATATGCTTTCGGCCAAGGGTATCGGGTGGGCATGGTATGCGGGAGGCTGGCAGGCCGCGCTCGATGGGCATGCGAATGACGAGGAGTTCCCCTCGCGCCCCAACTTCCAGCCTCACCACCAGCCCTTCAACTATTTCCAGCGCTTTGCCCCTGGCACGAAGGACCGGGCGGAGCATCTGCGCGACGGCGGTATGGGCGATACGCCGCGTACCAACCACTTCCTTGCGGATGCGGAGGCGGGCAGGCTGCCTGCGGTCAGCTATTACAAGCCGCAGGGCAATCTCAACATGCATGCCGGTTACTCGGACATCGATGCCGGGGATCGCCATATCTCCGCCGTGATCGATGCCTTGCGTCAGAGCCCGCAGTGGGATCGCATGCTGATCGTGGTCACGTTCGATGAGAACGGCGGCTGGTGGGATCACGTGGCGCCGCCCAAGGGCGATCGCTGGGGGCCGGGCACTCGCATTCCGGCGCTCGTCATCTCGCCACATGCGCGCAAGGGCTATGTCGACCATACGGTCTATGACACCGGCTCGATCGCCCGCTTCATCACCCGGCGCTTCGGTCTGGAGAAGCTGGAGGGGCTGGCCCGTCGCGAGAAGGCGATGATCGCAGCAGGGGGAGCGGCCCCCGGCGATCTGACCGGCGCGCTCGACATCGCCTGATCTCGTTCAATTTACGTGCGAATGCCCCGAATCTCTCGCAGATTCGGGGCATTCGCATTTTGTGGCGGCACCCAAGGTGACGTCAGTTGCTTGAGCCAAGCGATTGAAATCGCAGAAATCTGCCGATCCTCGGATTTAGATGAACTTTTTTTGAAAAGTGTGTTGACCGACTCATGAGCGTCGCTTAGAGGGCCTCTCACCGCAGCGGACCACACGGTTTTCCGCCGCTGAGGTCGCCAGACACTGACGGGCAACATGCTCTCCGAGGTTAGAACCGGGGATGGGCGGTTGTCCGGGTTTTCTGTCTGGCGGGGCTGACCTTTAGGGGTTTGGTCCGGATCTTTGACATTGTTGGTATTAGATGAAGGGACATGTGGGCGACGGCGCCTGCATCCGGGGCTTCAGGGCTCGGGTATGCAGTTTAAAGAAGTCGTCACTTTAACATGTCCTTACGTAACCATACGTTTAGATATGTGCAGGGTGATGATCCCTGAATTAATTTTACGTCAGGTGGCGGGTCTTTTGGCTCGTCCTGTTGTGAGATTGGACCCAAACTTGAGAGTTTGATCCTGGCTCAGAACGAACGCTGGCGGCATGCCTAACACATGCAAGTCGAACGAAGCCTTCGGGCTTAGTGGCGCACGGGTGCGTAACGCGTGGGAATCTGCCCTTGGGTTCGGAATAACAGTGAGAAATTGCTGCTAATACCGGATGATGTCTTCGGACCAAAGATTTATTGCCCAAGGATGAGCCCGCGTAGGATTAGGTAGTTGGTGGGGTAATGGCCTACCAAGCCGACGATCCTTAGCTGGTCTGAGAGGATGATCAGCCACACTGGGACTGAGACACGGCCCAGACTCCTACGGGAGGCAGCAGTGGGGAATATTGGACAATGGGGGAAACCCTGATCCAGCAATGCCGCGTGAGTGATGAAGGCCTTAGGGTTGTAAAGCTCTTTTACCCGGGATGATAATGACAGTACCGGGAGAATAAGCTCCGGCTAACTCCGTGCCAGCAGCCGCGGTAATACGGAGGGAGCTAGCGTTGTTCGGAATTACTGGGCGTAAAGCGCGCGTAGGCGGTTACTCAAGTCAGAGGTGAAAGCCCGGGGCTCAACCCCGGAACTGCCTTTGAAACTAGGTGACTAGAATCTTGGAGAGGTCAGTGGAATTCCGAGTGTAGAGGTGAAATTCGTAGATATTCGGAAGAACACCAGTGGCGAAGGCGACTGACTGGACAAGTATTGACGCTGAGGTGCGAAAGCGTGGGGAGCAAACAGGATTAGATACCCTGGTAGTCCACGCCGTAAACGATGATAACTAGCTGTCCGGGTACTTGGTACTTGGGTGGCGCAGCTAACGCATTAAGTTATCCGCCTGGGGAGTACGGTCGCAAGATTAAAACTCAAAGGAATTGACGGGGGCCTGCACAAGCGGTGGAGCATGTGGTTTAATTCGAAGCAACGCGCAGAACCTTACCAGCGTTTGACATCCTCATCGCGGATTAGAGAGATCTTTTCCTTCAGTTCGGCTGGATGAGTGACAGGTGCTGCATGGCTGTCGTCAGCTCGTGTCGTGAGATGTTGGGTTAAGTCCCGCAACGAGCGCAACCCTCGTCCTTAGTTGCCATCATTTAGTTGGGCACTCTAAGGAAACTGCCGGTGATAAGCCGGAGGAAGGTGGGGATGACGTCAAGTCCTCATGGCCCTTACACGCTGGGCTACACACGTGCTACAATGGCGGTGACAGTGGGCAGCAAGCAGGCGACTGCAAGCTAATCTCCAAAAGCCGTCTCAGTTCGGATTGTTCTCTGCAACTCGAGAGCATGAAGGCGGAATCGCTAGTAATCGCGGATCAGCATGCCGCGGTGAATACGTTCCCAGGCCTTGTACACACCGCCCGTCACACCATGGGAGTTGGATTCACTCGAAGGCGTTGAGCTAACCCGCAAGGGAGGCAGGCGACCACAGTGGGTTTAGCGACTGGGGTGAAGTCGTAACAAGGTAGCCGTAGGGGAACCTGCGGCTGGATCACCTCCTTTCTAAGGATTTGGCCGAAAGCGCCGACGCTAGTCGTTGGAAGAGCTTCGTTCGCTCCAAAGAACATTGCCGTCGTCCTCATGTCCCTTCATCCTGGAGATAGCACTTACGAGTGCTGTATGCCTGAGCTGGCTTATCTGCCGCCCGCGGCCAATTGGTCAGCTTGTGGCGAGGATGGGCCGGTAGCTCAGGTGGTTAGAGCGCACGCCTGATAAGCGTGAGGTCGCAAGTTCAACTCTTGCTCGGCCCACCATCCTTATCAAAATGGGGCCTTAGCTCAGCTGGGAGAGCGGTTGCTTTGCAAGCATCAGGTCATCGGTTCGATCCCGATAGGCTCCACCATCCCCGCCGCTTTTGCGGTTCGGGTGGTTTTTGCGTTGCGAAACGCTCGACCAAGATACTCCAGAGATGAAGCGAAACAGTTTCCGGCCTTCGGGTTGGATATGCAGGATTTGCCTGCCGATCTTTGACATTGTGAATGGGTTTTTTAATCGATGCCGTGGCGCATTGGTTCATCTGCGTGAGCAGCTGGATCATCATGCGTTACATACAGATTTACATCTGGCTGAGATTATCGTCCGCACCTGTAAACGGTGACGCCTCTATGCAGGGCTGTCATTGATGGTGTGGATTCTCAAGCGTGAGGTAAGAGCATCTGGTGGATGCCTTGGCATGTACAGGCGATGAAGGACGTGGCACGCTGCGATAAGCGTCGGGGAGTTGTGAGCAAACTTTGATCCGACGATTTCCGAATGGGGAAACCCACCTTCACCATTTCTCTCGAACACCGAGCAATCGTGGTTTGAGTGAGGTGGATAAGGTATCCCAAGCTGAATAAAATAGGCTTGGTGAAGCGAACCCGGGGAACTGAAACATCTAAGTACCCGGAGGAAAAGACATCAACCGAGATTCCGTTAGTAGTGGCGAGCGAACGCGGACCAGGCCAGTGCTTCTATCTAAATTAGCAGAACACTTTGGAAAGAGTGGCCATAGCGGGTGACAGCCCCGTATGCGAAAGTGAGGATAGAAGACTCGAGTAGGGCGGGACACGTGAAATCCTGTCTGAACATGGGGGGACCACCCTCCAAGCCTAAATACTCGTACATGACCGATAGCGAACACAGTACCGTGAGGGAAAGGTGAAAAGCACCCCGATGAGGGGAGTGAAACAGTACCTGAAACCGGATGCTTACAAGCAGTTGGAGCCTCTTTAGGGGGTGACAGCGTACCTCTTGCATAATGGGTCAGTGACTTAATGTACCATGCGAGCTTAAGCCGTTAGGTGTAGGCGCAGCGAAAGCGAGTCTGAATAGGGCGAATGAGTATGGTGTATTAGACCCGAAACCCGGCGATCTAGGCATGACCAGGTTGAAGGTGCGGTAACACGCACTGGAGGACCGAACCGTTGAATGTTGAAAAATTCTCGGATGAGTTGTGTTTAGGGGTGAAAGGCCAATCAAGCCGGGAAATAGCTGGTTCTCCGCGAAATCTATTGAGGTAGAGCGTCGAATGATTGCCGTTGGGGGTAGAGCACTGGATGGATGCGGGGGTCGCGAGATCTACCAATTCTAACCAAACTCCGAATACCAACGAGTCTAGTTCGGCAGACAGACGGCGGGTGCTAAGGTCCGTCGTCAAAAGGGAAACAGCCCTAACCTACAGCTAAGGTCCCCAAGTCATCACTAAGTGGGAAAGCATGTGGGAATCCCAAAACAACCAGGAGGTTGGCTTAGAAGCAGCCATCCTTTAAAGAAAGCGTAACAGCTCACTGGTCTAAATAAGGGTTCCTGCGGCGAAAATGTAACGGGGCTAAAGTGATGCACCGAAGCTTAGGGTGTGATCTTCGGATCACGCGGTAGCGGAGCGTTCCGTAAGCGAGTGAAGCGATCTGGTAATGGGTCGTGGACGTATCGGAAGTGCGAATGCTGACATGAGTAGCGATAAAGAGGGTGAGATGCCCTCTCGCCGAAAGACCAAGGGTTCCTGCTTAAAGCTAATCTGAGCAGGGTAAGCCGGCCCCTAAGACGAGCCCGAAGGGGGTAGTCGATGGGAACCACGTTAATATTCGTGGGCCTGGTGGTGTGTGACGGATCTCGTGTATTGTACAACCTTATTGGATTGGTTGTGCTTTGAAGAGGTTCCAGGAAATAGCCCCACCGTATAGACCGTACCCGAAACCGACACAGGTGGTCAGGTAGAGTATACCAAGGCGCTTGAGAGAAGTATCCTGAAGGAACTCGGCAAATTGCCTCCGTACCTTCGGAAGAAGGAGGCCCCGGCTATGCGCAAGCACTGTCGGGGGGCACAGGCCAGGGGGTAGCGACTGTTTAGCAAAAACACAGGACTCTGCTAAGTCGGCTTCAAGACGACGTATAGGGTCTGACGCCTGCCCGGTGCCGGAAGGTTAAGAGGAGGAGTGCAAGCTCCGAATTGAAGCCCCGGTAAACGGCGGCCGTAACTATAACGGTCCTAAGGTAGCGAAATTCCTTGTCGGGTAAGTTCCGACCTGCACGAATGGCGTAACGACTTCCCCACTGTCTCCAGGATATGCTCAGCGAAATTGAATTCTCCGTGAAGATGCGGAGTACCCGCGGTTAGACGGAAAGACCCCGTGCACCTTTACTGCAGCTTCAGAGTGGCATTGGAAAATTATTGTGTAGCATAGGTGGGAGGCTTTGAAGCACCGGCGCCAGCTGGTGTGGAGCCATAGGTGAAATACCACCCTGTGATTTTTTAATGTCTAACCTCGTACCGTTAGCCGGTACAGGGACCCTCTGTGGCGGGTAGTTTGACTGGGGCGGTCGCCTCCTAAAGAGTAACGGAGGCGCGCGATGGTAGGCTCAGGCCGGTTGGAAACCGGCTGCAAGAGTGCAATGGCATAAGCCTGCCTGACTGCGAGATCGACAGATCGAGCAGAGACGAAAGTCGGTCATAGTGATCCGGTGGTCCCTCGTGGAAGGGCCATCGCTCAACGGATAAAAGGTACGCCGGGGATAACAGGCTGATGATTCCCAAGAGCTCATATCGACGGAATCGTTTGGCACCTCGATGTCGGCTCATCACATCCTGGGGCTGGAGCAGGTCCCAAGGGTTTGGCTGTTCGCCAATTAAAGTGGTACGTGAGCTGGGTTCAGAACGTCGCGAGACAGTTTGGTCCCTATCTGCCGTGGGCGTCGATACTTGAGAGGAGTTGTCCCTAGTACGAGAGGACCGGGATGAACATGCCTCTGGTGTACCTGTCGTGGCGCCAGCCGCGCAGCAGGGTAGCTATGCATGGACGGGATAACCGCTGAAAGCATCTAAGCGGGAAGCCTCCCTCAAGATTAGGTATCTTCGAGTCGTGATAGACCATCACGTTGATAGGCCGGGTGTGGAAGTGGAGTAATCCATGGAGCTAACCGGTCCTAATAACTCTGATCATGCTTGATGAATCCCACCATCAATGACAGTCCTGCAACGGATTACGTCAAAGATGACGGACGATCATCCAGCCAGACATCAAATCTGAAATACGCACGGGATACATCGATTAAAAAAACCAGCACGCCAGCTCCATTGCTTGGTGACCATAGCGTCAGTGACCCACCCGATCCCTTCTCGAACTCGGCCGTGAAACCTGACAGCGCCGATGGTACTACCGCTTAAGCGTTGGAAGAGTAGGACGTCGCCAGGCATTGAAGCCGGCGTGCTGAAACCCATTCACAATCTCAAAAACAACAAAGAGGCCCCCTCGCAGGGCCTCTTCGCGTTCCTACAGAACGCACATCGAGGGGGGAGCAGCCCGCCGTCCAGTTCGACACCGTCGAAAAAGACAAAAAAATACTGCTACCGGGCTGAAATCCTCAGCCCATGGTGACGCGGGGTGGAGCAGCCCGGTAGCTCGTCAGGCTCATAACCTGAAGGTCGCAGGTTCAAATCCTGCCCCCGCAACCATTCTGAATACACACACGCCGTCCCGGTTAAGCCGAGGGCGGCTTTCTTGTATTTTATTTTAGCAGTTTACGCCCGAAATCAGAGCGCTGCGGCATCCCACGCAAACCCGCCACATCCCAGGACAGCGATTTGCATTTTGGGGTGCCGATGGGGGTATTATCCACTCGCCCAGAATGGATACCCCCAATCATGTCGATCACCGATCTCGAAGCCAGGTACGCCCCCAAGCGTGCGCGTGATTAGCCGCCGTTCGAGAAAGTCGAACGAAAGGCACAGGATTATCCCAGTCCCACGAAAGGAAGTGCGGGGGTACTGTTCACGGAAAGGAGTATCCGTGATGAGAAATGTATACAGCCAGTTTGGAAGTTGCCGGCGCGCTTTGGCCCATCAGGCCGAACCGGTTGTGGTGGCCCTGAGCGTTGCCGGTCTGACAGGCGCAGCGCTCACCACGCTGAGCCTGCTTGTTTCAGGCATCAGAAGCCACAGGGCGGGATAATCTTGCAGTAATGGGGTTAGCCAGTGGCGCAGGCTGATGGCGATCAGTCGCCTGCGACAATGGGTTCGGCAGCCTGAGAGGCCATGCTCTCCACCAGCAACTTGTCGATCCTGAGCCCGTCCATATCGACGACCTCAAAGCGCCAATCCTGTTCGGTGAAATGATCGCCCTCGCTGGGCACCTGCCTGAGAACACCCAGGACAAAGCCGGCAGCCGTGGCATATTCACGATCTTCCGGAAGCGAAAGACCCAGACGGTCAGCCATCGCATCTGCTGCCATCGCGCCGGAGATGAGCAGCGAGCCATCCTCGCGCTCCACGACCATCGGTGAATCGCCTTCATCCTGATGGCTGACGAACGTACCGGCGATGGCTTCGAGCACGTCGTTGGGCGTCACCACGCCTTCTAGATGCCCATATTCGTCATGGACCATCGCCATCGGGACTTCCGCCTGCTGCAAGGTGCGCAGGGCGTCGGTGGCATCGAGCTGGTCAGGAATGACCTCGGCCTTCTTCATCATCGCGGAAATATCGACCGCCTGCCCGGCGACAATGGCGGCCAGCACTTCACGAACCTTGAGGATGCCCAGAACGTTGTCGGGAGCATCACGCTCGATCACCGGCAGAAGCGAGTGGGGCGATGCCTCGATGCGGGCACGCAGGTCTTGCTCGGTCGCATCGGCCTCGATGGCATAGAGCTGGTTACGCGGCGTCATCAACTCGCGCACAGGCCGGTCGGCAAGGCGCAGGACGCCCGCCATCATTGCGCGTTCGTCTTCGGCGATGGCGCCCGAGCGGGTGGCTTCGGCAAAGATCATCTGGAGTTCTTCTGCGGTAATCCGTTCCTCGCCGCCCCGGCGTGCGCCGAGCAGCTTGAGGAGGGCGCCGGAGGAGCGATCGAGCAACCATACGAAGGGCGCCATTACGCGCGACATGATGACCATCGGCCGTGCCGCGATCAGCGCGATCGGTTCTGCCGCGCGCAGGGCCAGCTGCTTGGGAACCAGTTCACCGATCACCAGGCTGGCGTATGTGGTCACGATGATGACCAGAGTGAAACCCGCTTCACCGGAATAGCGGGCCGGCACGCCAAGTGCCGCAAGCCGCTCCGCCACGGGCTGGCCCAGGCTCGCCCCGGAATAGGCGCCTGCCACGATACCGATCAGGGTGATCCCGATCTGCACGGTGGAGAGGAACTTTCCCGGATCCGCCGCCAGCGTGAGCGCGGTCTGCGCCGCACCGCTGCCCTTGTCTGCCGATATCTTCAATCGCGCGGCACGTGCCGAGACGATGGCCAGTTCGGACATGGAAAACAGACCGTTGAGCAGGATGAGCCCAACGATGATGAGCAGGTCGGTCCAGGGAAAGGGTGTCACAGTGCGTCCAGCGCTAGCAGAGATTTGCGCGAACGCGAAGGGGGCCTGTCATCAGGAGGTGCAAATGGTTGGAGGCGGAACCGGCGAGGGGGCGGGCTCGTTACTGCCTCACCCCCCAGATCACTATCCATTTGCCATTCATGTTCATCACCGCACATAAACCATGCGAAGAACAAGACGGCATTATTCGAGAGGGAACGACAAACCATGAAGACGTCTCGCATTCTCACATCGGTGGCGGCCGTATGTGCGCTGGTGACGGTATCCGCGTGTGTGACCGATCCGAACACCGGCGAGCGCAAGGTCTCGCGAACGGCCATCGGCGGCGCTGGTGGAGCGGGCCTCGGCTATCTGCTGGGCAGCGTGATCGGCGGCAAGACCGCGCGCATCATGGGCGCAGGGATTGGCGGCGTGGCCGGGGCTGCGATCGGCTACCAGAAGGACAAGCAAATCCGCGAACTCAAGGAACAGACTGCGGGGTCCGGCGTCAATGTCAGCGATACGGGGGATGGTATTCTCCTGAATCTGCCGGATGTGACATTCGCGGTCGATTCGACGGCGATCAGCCCCTCGTTCCAGGCGACACTCGATAAAGTTGCCGCCAGCATGAATCAGTATCCGAACAGTCTGATCGACGTCTACGGACACACGGATTCGACCGGTTCGGATCAGTACAACATGGATCTGTCGCAGCGACGTGCGGATTCGGTTGCCAGCTATCTGGCGATGCGCGGTGTGAACCGGAACCGCATCCGTACCGAAGGTCTGGGCGAGCGCTATCCCGTGGCCGATAACAACACGCCTGAAGGCCGGGCGGCCAATCGCCGCGTGGAAGTGAAG of the Novosphingobium sp. 9 genome contains:
- a CDS encoding hemolysin family protein, translating into MTPFPWTDLLIIVGLILLNGLFSMSELAIVSARAARLKISADKGSGAAQTALTLAADPGKFLSTVQIGITLIGIVAGAYSGASLGQPVAERLAALGVPARYSGEAGFTLVIIVTTYASLVIGELVPKQLALRAAEPIALIAARPMVIMSRVMAPFVWLLDRSSGALLKLLGARRGGEERITAEELQMIFAEATRSGAIAEDERAMMAGVLRLADRPVRELMTPRNQLYAIEADATEQDLRARIEASPHSLLPVIERDAPDNVLGILKVREVLAAIVAGQAVDISAMMKKAEVIPDQLDATDALRTLQQAEVPMAMVHDEYGHLEGVVTPNDVLEAIAGTFVSHQDEGDSPMVVEREDGSLLISGAMAADAMADRLGLSLPEDREYATAAGFVLGVLRQVPSEGDHFTEQDWRFEVVDMDGLRIDKLLVESMASQAAEPIVAGD
- a CDS encoding glycoside hydrolase family 97 protein; this translates as MKPFGLMAAASLALATFVPTVPALAQVGTPSAVPAKSVTATSPDGSLVLTVAIDNDSRPVWSLSRKGKLLIAPSKLGFILTDGLNLVRGFTILGSQTASADSTWEQPWGERRFVRDHHNEVLVRLQQSPQQGGRLMNIRFRLFDDGIGFRYEMPQQSGLKTMHIADETTEFSIAPKGTAWWIPGGEWNRYEQVYQKTPIDAVSTAHTPITMRLDDGTHLAFHEAALVDYSGYWFKRADGQLFRTTLSPGSGGARVVRDLPFDTPWRTIRIADSAAGLVENDLELNLNEPNKLGDVSWVHPVRYIGIWWGMIRGDWTWAEGPRHGATTARTKQYMDFAAAHGFRGVLVEGWNRGWNGDWFGHGDEFSFTQATPDFDLDAVTKYGAKKGVHLIGHHETGGNIANYERHLEEAMALYQQHGVEVVKTGYVADGGGIIADSDRAGDPAGPLRMEWHDGQRQVEHHLAVVEAAARHHIAIDAHEPVKDTGLRRTYPNWVSREGARGMEYNAWGAFANGPDHEPTLVYTRMLSGPMDFTPGVLSLEGADHAPLASTLAKQLGLYLAIYSPIEMAADFIENLKAHPREMAFIEHVPTDWAESHLIAGEVGDYAIFARKDRNSEEWFVGGVNDASARDLTLTFDFLPAGKRYRMSVWKDGAGATYLTDARHRIAYDTVTIAKGDTYPLWLAPGGGAAMRLVPVD
- the acpA gene encoding acid phosphatase, which encodes MSQNDSEDRKPLSTDRRVFLGGLAALGAASVASGSTSAEARVASPKGSSRPVTDAQLAAAIDTVVVIYAENRSFNNLFADFPGLAEPLANVPAERTAQRDRDGSLLPHLPKIWEGLVPDKQVVQHTEYQIGPDDLPTLPNAPFALKTPAGDPLPHGVVTRDLIHSFYNNQHQINGGKNDGFVAWGDSGALVMGHYGDMRSQLRLWQIAREFTLCDNFFMGGFGGSFFNHQYLISATAPFYPDADKSPAVKSIAKLEDADPTSIRLKLAPTSPASALDGPVKFVPSTLTPDFYAVNTMLPPYAPTYQLDAENPAYADATSSHTLVAQKHKTIGDMLSAKGIGWAWYAGGWQAALDGHANDEEFPSRPNFQPHHQPFNYFQRFAPGTKDRAEHLRDGGMGDTPRTNHFLADAEAGRLPAVSYYKPQGNLNMHAGYSDIDAGDRHISAVIDALRQSPQWDRMLIVVTFDENGGWWDHVAPPKGDRWGPGTRIPALVISPHARKGYVDHTVYDTGSIARFITRRFGLEKLEGLARREKAMIAAGGAAPGDLTGALDIA
- a CDS encoding OmpA family protein; protein product: MKTSRILTSVAAVCALVTVSACVTDPNTGERKVSRTAIGGAGGAGLGYLLGSVIGGKTARIMGAGIGGVAGAAIGYQKDKQIRELKEQTAGSGVNVSDTGDGILLNLPDVTFAVDSTAISPSFQATLDKVAASMNQYPNSLIDVYGHTDSTGSDQYNMDLSQRRADSVASYLAMRGVNRNRIRTEGLGERYPVADNNTPEGRAANRRVEVKITPVSQDDTRGAH